One segment of Parachlamydia acanthamoebae DNA contains the following:
- the nqrC gene encoding NADH:ubiquinone reductase (Na(+)-transporting) subunit C: MSHPAPRGPSNAQVITFIVILSFICALILSVLASALAGPKEIAQELDRSKQMMIAAKILSHDGYFLMQDKEGKSIPAKFDKGGLLVPGTQQDIPTSAELIEIYKKRLKPFLVDDKGKRFTFQEANLNEEQYIADYKKSGYYKQPYRLLYEILPNQADEKDAKPIGYVIPVNGYGLWDAIYGYIALKPNGNTVIGISWYDQKETPGLGANIAEAPWQNLFPGKHIFQESPDGQTNFKSAPIGIYVVKGKVSEVLGDSPKAKSAVDGMAGATLTGNGVTDAYREVLNAYRPFLIAVHDENKNEEKT; this comes from the coding sequence ATGTCCCATCCAGCACCTAGAGGACCTAGTAATGCGCAAGTCATTACATTTATTGTTATTTTGAGTTTTATTTGTGCACTCATCCTTTCTGTGCTAGCCAGTGCTCTAGCTGGACCAAAAGAAATTGCACAAGAGCTCGATCGCAGCAAACAAATGATGATTGCTGCCAAAATTTTAAGCCATGACGGCTATTTTTTAATGCAAGACAAAGAAGGCAAATCTATCCCCGCTAAATTTGATAAGGGAGGCCTTTTAGTTCCGGGTACACAGCAAGATATTCCAACTAGTGCGGAACTGATTGAGATTTACAAAAAAAGGCTCAAACCCTTTTTGGTGGATGACAAAGGCAAACGATTTACATTTCAAGAGGCTAATCTCAATGAAGAACAGTACATTGCGGATTACAAAAAGAGTGGCTATTATAAACAGCCTTATCGTTTGCTCTACGAAATTCTTCCTAACCAAGCAGATGAAAAAGATGCCAAACCAATTGGTTACGTAATCCCAGTCAATGGGTATGGACTCTGGGATGCAATTTATGGATATATCGCCTTAAAACCAAATGGGAATACGGTAATTGGAATTTCTTGGTACGATCAAAAAGAAACTCCAGGACTTGGTGCCAACATAGCGGAAGCTCCGTGGCAAAACCTGTTTCCAGGAAAACATATCTTTCAGGAAAGCCCAGATGGACAAACAAACTTTAAAAGCGCACCTATTGGAATTTATGTTGTTAAAGGAAAAGTTTCCGAAGTTTTAGGAGACTCACCTAAAGCTAAAAGTGCTGTAGATGGGATGGCAGGAGCCACACTGACAGGAAATGGGGTGACAGATGCTTATCGGGAAGTGCTAAATGCTTATCGCCCATTTTTGATTGCAGTGCATGATGAAAATAAAAATGAAGAAAAAACCTAA